The Dasypus novemcinctus isolate mDasNov1 chromosome 2, mDasNov1.1.hap2, whole genome shotgun sequence genome includes a region encoding these proteins:
- the ANKRD34B gene encoding ankyrin repeat domain-containing protein 34B, translating to MDEGIEISSDRNSLIKAVHHSRLRLTRLLLEGGAYINESNDRGETPLMIACKTKHVDPQSVSKAKMVKYLLENNADPNIQDKSGKTALMHACLEKAGPEVVSLLLKSGADLTLQDHSSYSALVYAVNSEDRETLKVLLSFCKAKGKEVIIITTAKSPSGKHTTKQYLNMPPADIDGGHSPATCATPSEIDIRTASSPLPPSTEMEMTLFGFKDLEPSGSSDDPQVPGSPVRKAALVPDGPKLPQAPPWIKSPPSLMPQNRVASLQEELQDITPEEELSYKINGLALSKRFITRHQSIDVKDTAHLLRAIDQVSSRKMTSDEINHQTFFSEGNQHCIEIPVDQDTDSNQTIFASTLRTIVQKRNSGANHYSSDSQLSAGLTPTTLEDGKALTGKKKILSPSPSLLSGSKELLENIPPGPLSRRNHAVLERRGSGAFPLDHNVTQTRPGFLPPLNINPHPPISDINVNNKISSLLSCGQKMLMPTVPIFPKEFKSKKMLLRRQSLQTEQIKQLVNF from the coding sequence ATGGATGAAGGTATAGAGATCTCAAGTGATAGAAATTCCCTGATCAAAGCCGTCCATCACAGCCGGCTGCGCCTCACGAGGCTCTTGTTAGAAGGTGGCGCCTACATCAATGAGAGCAATGACCGTGGGGAGACGCCTTTGATGATTGCCTGTAAGACCAAACATGTTGATCCCCAGAGTGTCAGTAAAGCCAAAATGGTTAAATACCTGTTAGAAAACAATGCCGATCCCAACATACAGGACAAATCTGGAAAAACCGCTCTGATGCACGCTTGCTTGGAAAAAGCTGGTCCTGAGGTGGTTTCTTTGCTTCTAAAGAGTGGGGCTGACCTTACCTTGCAAGACCACTCTAGTTACTCAGCCCTTGTCTATGCTGTAAATTCAGAAGATAGGGAGACCCTGAAAGTTCTACTTAGTTTTTGCAAAGCAAAAGGGAAAGAGGTCATCATCATAACAACTGCAAAATCGCCCTCTGGGAAGCACACTACCAAACAGTACTTAAACATGCCTCCTGCAGACATTGACGggggtcattctccagccacctGTGCAACGCCTTCCGAAATAGACATAAGAACAGCCTCCTCACCACTGCCACCTTCCACTGAAATGGAAATGACTCTTTTTGGCTTTAAAGATCTGGAGCCCTCGGGAAGCAGTGATGATCCACAAGTACCAGGCTCCCCTGTGAGGAAGGCAGCTTTGGTCCCTGACGGGCCCAAGCTACCCCAAGCTCCACCCTGGATCAAGAGCCCACCATCATTAATGCCCCAGAACAGAGTGGCCTCCTTGCAAGAGGAGCTGCAGGATATTACTCCAGAGGAAGAATTATCCTACAAAATCAATGGACTGGCCCTTTCCAAGCGATTCATCACTAGGCATCAAAGCATTGATGTAAAAGATACTGCACATTTGTTAAGAGCCATTGATCAGGTCAGCTCAAGAAAGATGACATCTGATGAAATAAATCACCAGACAtttttttcagaaggaaatcagcATTGCATTGAAATCCCTGTTGACCAGGACACAGATTCTAACCAGACAATATTTGCTTCCACTTTAAGAACTATAGTTCAAAAAAGAAACTCCGGGGCAAATCACTACAGCTCTGATTCCCAGCTCTCAGCTGGCCTTACTCCTACAACTTTAGAAGATGGCAAAGCActaacaggaaagaaaaagatcctCTCGCCATCTCCTTCTTTGTTGTCAGGGTCCAAAGAATTGTTGGAGAATATCCCCCCAGGTCCTCTGAGCAGGAGAAATCATGCAGTTTTAGAAAGACGTGGTTCTGGAGCATTCCCTTTAGATCACAATGTTACCCAAACCAGACCAGGATTTCTGCCACCCTTAAACATAAATCCCCACCCTCCCATCTCAGATATCAATGTCAACAATAAGATTTCCAGTCTTCTTTCTTGTGGTCAAAAAATGCTTATGCCAACAGTTCCTATTTTCCCTAAAGAATTCAAAAGCAAAAAAATGTTGTTAAGAAGGCAATCATTACAAACAGAACAAATAAAGCAATTAGTAAATTTTTAA